A region of Haliotis asinina isolate JCU_RB_2024 chromosome 7, JCU_Hal_asi_v2, whole genome shotgun sequence DNA encodes the following proteins:
- the LOC137291854 gene encoding uncharacterized protein, with amino-acid sequence MVTFVWDKFVAVIFCLLLHGRCCCCFLCGKAQLVHLPDFDNLFVNEHLLWNDQMDSVVACVSRCFFDTRCRSVQVDRISSRCSGHATAFASPTKIYPPPSVSQHSRLYLLPRAAHFIGSACTSDGDCHLATSVCNDGVCTCKIGYWFSPSQQACVTKCFTLASGLVRYPGHAIWGNDLSKHQTLGETSCPQLCTGTCPSIEFDRVKNRCIINNDTFLSVGATNQAQHAQWVYYQRHCAT; translated from the exons ATGGTAACTTTTGTCTGGGATAAGTTTGTAGCTGTTATATTTTGTCTGCTACTCCATGGacgttgctgctgctgctttcTATGTGGAAAAGCTCAACTTGTGCACTTACCTGACTTTGACAATTTATTCGTGAACGAGCACCTTCTGTGGAATGATCAAATGGACAGCGTTGTGGCGTGCGTCAGTCGATGTTTCTTTGACACTCGCTGTCGAAGTGTGCAGGTTGACAGGATCTCCAGCAGATGCTCAGGCCATGCCACAGCCTTTGCCAGTCCTACCAAGATATACCCTCCACCCAGTGTTTCACAGCATTCAAGGCTCTACCTACTACCAAGAG CCGCCCACTTCATAGGCAGTGCGTGCACCAGTGATGGCGACTGTCATCTGGCGACCTCTGTGTGCAATGATGGAGTGTGCACATGTAAGATAGGGTACTGGTTTTCCCCCTCACAACAGGCCTGTGTCACAA AATGTTTTACCTTGGCATCTGGACTTGTTCGTTACCCTGGACACGCCATCTGGGGAAACGATTTGAGTAAGCACCAAACGCTTGGAGAAACGTCCTGCCCACAACTCTGCACGGGCACCTGCCCAAGCATCGAATTCGACAGAGTCAAGAATCGCTGTATCATCAATAACGACACGTTCCTTTCTGTGGGCGCGACGAATCAGGCTCAACATGCTCAGTGGGTGTACTACCAACGTCACTGTGCTACATAG